One genomic window of Amphiura filiformis chromosome 3, Afil_fr2py, whole genome shotgun sequence includes the following:
- the LOC140147894 gene encoding uncharacterized protein — MIKFHLLNSVIFGCIVTANSIYTCTNVTSLDPQTKQISIDGMVCDFPAIQHTRLQQMTYLYIICSSTTDGLHVGSYLRDDLEAPSILQELKIDGCQGLQIQENDLDDLTSLRILTIQNAYSATYFAPHAFRNLHNLEFLKLRELNLESFPEVLIYNSNNSQFPVGIDNNTDAPLFPHLKRLFLSDNHISTVPSYAFINVPNLEVLDLCSNHLAELKTEAFQPLANLKTLNISNNIFTEITQHFWDNFPSLENLVISHSLMTLFNNLTFDGLSTLLHLEVDSGQLAVIEPNAFQGIPHAEEIIINTEFMKSVPDDLFHGMNSLRKVRLNGALYPISLPLHSLFLNLPNLESITAQRNQITTLANMTSAGSRRHIKLFNFGVNRITAIPVDFFSNEMPKIEVINLHKNMLTSISSYTFSHLSSLQNIDLSDNHLAYIASQAFNNLPMLHYLNLKQNFLSHIQNSAFYKVEHLNSLDLSFNRFTYFQTLGVNHVANGNNDDEAAVTVIMTQNPLQCDCLMYKLLFPTKDELFPDLVVESWPHSSLLANQRLKNYEQLLCSIPGNILVQSNYPQCSWSLWGLCVNIASLTHDDFFCARNSYCPYPCQCYQQADTLANITLCDNKNLTRVPNDLPHDTTELHLEANHIYKLQPGGFTNMPNLLQLGLWSNGISNIPSGVFSGLNKLSVLDKRNNTITSLQPGSFADLSNLEILKLDDNKLRTIPEGVFDGMPSLKTATLQHNPLQCNCSLLWLKAWLQEMSKNNSMDVSNINCTTPQNLTGAVAFFEDEDFMCPTRQRVATIIAVCLAVLLVVALSIIVTIRFKLEIQVLLYSYFDFRHTLQKDEEEDKVYDVFISYSSDDYQYVVFELLKKLEDRVPPYKACIHQRDFLVGEAIANNIVNAIESCKRIIVVLSNNYLDSEWCLYEFKVAHSQFLREHKNRIIVVCMEEVAKDKMDRDMQTFVSMNTYLERHDPLFWKRLLYALPNPREGTIEMIDQVVDNMMQMNVAAMEIGNEENDDEVDLIQQ; from the coding sequence ATGATCAAATTTCACCTGCTCAATAGTGTCATCTTTGGGTGTATAGTCACCGCTAACTCCATTTACACATGTACTAATGTAACATCCCTGGACCCGCAAACTAAACAAATCAGTATCGATGGGATGGTGTGTGACTTCCCGGCTATACAGCATACACGCCTGCAGCAGATGACGTACCTGTACATAATATGTTCAAGTACGACAGACGGTTTGCATGTAGGCAGCTATTTGAGGGACGACCTAGAAGCGCCCTCTATTTTACAAGAACTAAAGATTGACGGCTGTCAGGGTTTACAGATTCAAGAGAACGATTTGGATGATCTGACCTCTTTGAGAATTCTGACCATACAAAATGCTTACTCGGCAACATACTTTGCACCGCATGCATTTAGAAACCTTCACAACTTGGAATTTTTAAAACTAAGGGAGTTAAATCTTGAGTCTTTCCCTGAAGTTCTTATATACAATTCAAACAACAGTCAGTTTCCAGTGGGCATTGATAATAATACCGATGCTCCTTTATTCCCACACTTAAAACGGCTGTTTTTATCTGATAATCACATTTCAACTGTTCCTTCTTATGCCTTTATTAATGTTCCAAATTTGGAAGTGCTTGATTTATGCTCAAACCACCTGGCTGAGCTTAAAACAGAAGCATTTCAACCACTGGCTAATTTGAAGACACTAAACATCAGCAACAACATATTTACTGAAATAACGCAGCATTTTTGGGACAATTTCCCGTCCTTGGAGAACCTAGTTATTAGCCATTCACTCATGACTTTATTCAATAACCTAACATTTGATGGATTATCAACCCTTTTACATCTTGAGGTCGACTCGGGTCAGTTAGCTGTCATTGAACCAAATGCCTTCCAAGGAATACCACATGCTGAAGAAATTATTATCAACACAGAGTTCATGAAATCTGTTCCCGATGACCTATTCCATGGAATGAATTCACTTCGTAAAGTCCGACTCAACGGAGCACTATATCCCATCTCACTCCCCCTCCACAGCTTGTTCCTCAACCTCCCAAACTTGGAGAGCATAACAGCTCAAAGAAACCAGATTACCACTCTTGCTAACATGACATCGGCTGGCTCCAGACGTCACATCAAATTATTCAATTTTGGCGTCAACAGAATCACTGCAATCCCTGTTGATTTCTTCAGTAACGAAATGCCTAAAATCGAAGTCATAAACTTGCACAAGAACATGCTGACTTCCATCAGTAGCTATACTTTTAGTCATCTTTCTTCACTTCAGAATATTGACCTATCAGATAATCACCTCGCTTACATCGCATCCCAAGCATTCAACAACTTGCCAATGTTACATTATCTCAATCTAAAACAAAACTTCTTATCTCACATTCAAAATTCTGCTTTCTACAAGGTAGAACATCTGAACTCACTTGATTTATCTTTTAATCGATTCACCTACTTCCAAACTCTAGGAGTAAATCACGTTGCTAATGGCAACAACGATGACGAAGCTGCTGTGACTGTCATCAtgacccagaatcctttgcaatgtgACTGCCTTATGTACAAGCTACTGTTTCCTACTAAAGACGAGCTCTTTCCCGATCTTGTCGTGGAGTCATGGCCTCACTCCAGCCTTCTCGCTAATCAACGCTTAAAAAATTACGAGCAGCTTTTGTGCAGTATTCCAGGCAATATACTCGTCCAATCAAACTACCCACAATGCTCCTGGAGTTTATGGGGATTGTGTGTCAACATTGCAAGTCTAACCCATGACGATTTCTTTTGTGCAAGGAACTCTTATTGTCCCTATCCATGCCAATGCTATCAGCAAGCAGATACTTTAGCAAATATTACGCTTTGTGATAACAAAAATCTGACTCGGGTACCCAATGACCTACCGCATGATACCACTGAACTGCACTTGGAAGCCAACCACATCTATAAGCTTCAACCTGGAGGCTTCACAAACATGCCCAATTTACTTCAACTTGGCCTGTGGTCAAACGGCATCAGCAATATCCCATCAGGTGTGTTCAGTGGGTTGAACAAATTAAGCGTACTTGACAAGcgcaacaatacaataacaagtCTACAGCCTGGTAGTTTTGCTGATCtatcaaatttggaaatattAAAGTTGGATGATAACAAGTTACGCACCATTCCCGAGGGCGTCTTTGACGGAATGCCATCTTTGAAAACCGCCACGCTTCAACATAATCCGCTGCAGTGTAACTGCAGTCTCCTGTGGTTGAAAGCATGGTTGCAAGAGATGTCAAAAAACAATTCCATGGATGTTAGTAACATAAACTGCACAACGCCACAGAACTTAACAGGCGCTGTGGCATTCTTCGAGGATGAAGATTTCATGTGTCCCACACGACAAAGAGTTGCCACTATCATTGCCGTATGTCTTGCTGTACTCCTAGTTGTGGCTCTATCGATCATCGTTACCATTCGATTCAAACTTGAGATACAGGTACTGCTGTACAGCTACTTTGATTTCAGGCATACATTACAGAAAGACGAGGAAGAGGATAAAGTCTACGATGTATTTATATCTTACAGCAGTGACGACTACCAATATGTCGTATTCGAACTTCTGAAGAAACTGGAAGACCGTGTGCCACCGTACAAAGCGTGCATCCATCAGAGAGACTTCCTCGTTGGCGAAGCTATTGCAAACAACATTGTCAACGCCATCGAATCTTGTAAGCGGATCATCGTTGTGCTTTCAAATAATTACCTTGACAGCGAATGGTGCCTTTACGAGTTCAAAGTGGCTCACAGCCAATTTTTACGCGAGCACAAGAATCGCATCATCGTTGTTTGTATGGAGGAGGTCGCTAAGGACAAGATGGACAGAGACATGCAGACTTTTGTATCTATGAACACCTATTTGGAAAGGCACGATCCACTGTTTTGGAAACGATTGTTATATGCGTTGCCAAACCCTAGGGAAGGGACGATTGAAATGATTGATCAAGTGGTTGATAATATGATGCAAATGAATGTAGCTGCCATGGAAATTGGGAATGAAGAAAATGATGATGAGGTTGATTTGATACAACAATAA